One genomic segment of Linepithema humile isolate Giens D197 chromosome 5, Lhum_UNIL_v1.0, whole genome shotgun sequence includes these proteins:
- the LOC105679323 gene encoding uncharacterized protein isoform X2, giving the protein MDAPEYICTIYFERQMPCLGGVLALNGKTGETIWTHWTAHAIFSVDCGVDLTDDKIKDCVISGRGGILQAINGHDGSLIWEIPIQDPAMLSEQQRIVDVYDARFIADADGDGIGDVIASHAMQSDDTRASNVLVISGKSGKTIRDVNLPNTELLFVAPQILVHPDGENIFVLATSSQEEAGGLYIVSQANIFYGDLGDLKLRKLHHNTGKGALLPPILIDITSDGIEDIVAAMFNSTIMAYNGSTFEPIWNYTFPNSEIISIPIPGYYNDDDIPDFMVKHQIGSGFLTYYYTVATVIDGRNGQPLLEKRMEDGLSRQMSGLSITVDGFGNDWFLHWSADCLNYEGVKEKYQFLKGQSLVSQTRADLCRLRFNSTLATKLLALSQHVGPPGIPLYFSEDWKFLEFNNSIDPRKEAEKYLDAHPQFEIMDSYADLPLVSERSPKMHKNHRKDSIFKHKDNLLAEIGKYDSDAVYENFNEFKSHKKHNPVQDDVAENLDLEQAWKHDNEWTGDNLPSDKEYDGLYGGVDGNNEDSEQNADYSQTEMREQRSVTAGVESSVNISHGEHDSKEISDYLILSESTQRNTRLNNEDIEKKGMEEFSNKENDLINKTDTMNVSMMLIPKLQEETSSTVSNDELSINETTTIQSSLNASVTTSESIGTNANLSSEMPESAHTETSSVTKGQIITGHPAITVTTDKTADVTQRKQIYKHSFPNIVQDADDDASIEKVFKRESLKNQNNGKIYKKQSLIFSSIANKEYKIRQKRRTKLKSESDGGNQSNGVNGIQRQPPTGILLPSIDESKGKTSIDLVFSTFWLPASEVSLILSQVDLECIHRKKALSSKLQYKKDDDIISECLSERGVNYRLYQESMDRENTKIALGQMTIYRIKLECVCPEDMLPNQTCRNISSHQSWPEHLGTSGNGYFKPLRA; this is encoded by the exons ATGGATGCTCCAGAATACATTTGTACTATATATTTTGAGAGACAAATGCCGTGTTTAGGCGGTGTACTGGCATTGAATGGCAAAACGGGCGAAACTATTTGGACACATTGGACTGCTCATGCGATATTTTCCGTTGACTGTGGCGTAGACTTGACAGACGACAAGATTAAAGATTGTGTTATATCTGGACGCGGTGGGATACTACAAGCCATTAATGGTCATGATGGTTCCCTCATATGGGAAATTCCCATTCAAGATCCCGCGATGTTGTCAGAGCAGCAAAGGATTGTAGATGTCTACGATGCGAGATTTATAGCGGACGCGGACGGCGATGGTATTGGCGACGTAATAGCCTCACACGCCATGCAGTCGGACGACACCCGGGCGAGCAATGTACTCGTAATATCAGGGAAAAGTGGAAAAACTATACGCGATGTTAATTTACCAAATACAGAACTGCTGTTCGTAGCGCCACAAATTCTGGTGCATCCTGACGGAGAAAACATATTTGTTCTAGCTACAAGTAGTCAGGAAGAGGCTGGTGGATTATACATAGTGTCCCAagctaatatattttacggTGATTTAGGCGATTTG AAATTACGAAAGCTTCATCATAATACAGGAAAAGGTGCGCTGTTACCGCCGATTTTGATCGATATTACGTCGGACGGAATCGAAGATATTGTCGCGGCCATGTTTAATTCTACGATTATGGCGTACAATGGATCAACGTTTGAGCCTATCTGGAATTACACGTTCCCCAATTCGGAAATAATTAGCATTCCAATTCCTGGCTATTACAACGACGACGATATACCGGACTTCATGGTGAAGCATCAGATAGGTAGTGGTTTtcttacatattattataccGTAGCCACAGTAATAGACGGCCGTAACGGACAGCCTTTGCTCGAGAAACGGATGGAGGACGGTTTAAGTAGACAAATGTCCGGATTATCGATTACCGTGGACGGATTTGGTAACGATTGGTTTTTGCATTGGTCCGCCGACTGTTTAAATTACGAGGGGGTCAAGGAGAAATATCAGTTCTTGAAAGGTCAAAGTCTCGTGTCGCAAACCCGCGCGGATCTCTGTCGATTGAGATTCAATTCGACGCTCGCTACCAAGCTGCTGGCTTTGAGCCAGCACGTTGGCCCACCGGGGATACCGCTGTATTTCTCAGAGGACTGGAAGTTTTTGGAGTTCAACAATTCCATCGATCCACGGAAAGAAGCGGAGAAGTATTTGGACGCCCATCCTCAATTCGAGATCATGGACTCTTACGCAGACTTGCCGCTCGTTTCCGAGAGATCGCCGAAGATGCACAAAAACCATCGGAAGGATAGTATCTTCAAGCATAAGGATAATTTACTCGCAGAAATTGGCAAGTACGACTCGGATGCGGTATACGAAAACTTTAATGAATTCAAGAGCCACAAAAAGCATAATCCCGTTCAGGACGACGTCGCAGAAAATCTGGATTTGGAGCAAGCGTGGAAGCACGACAATGAATGGACGGGAGATAATTTACCATCAGATAAAGAGTATGACGGCTTATACGGAGGTGTTGATGGTAACAACGAAGACTCGGAACAAAATGCAGATTACTCGCAAACCGAAATGCGAGAGCAGAGGAGCGTCACTGCTGGAGTTGAAAGTTCGGTAAATATTTCTCACGGAGAACATGACTCCAAAGAAATAAGCGATTACTTAATATTGTCCGAGTCGACGCAACGTAATACGCGATTGAATAACGAGGATATTGAGAAGAAGGGAATGGAAGAATTCAGCAACAAAGAAAACGACTTAATAAACAAAACTGATACGATGAATGTATCAATGATGTTAATTCCAAAACTTCAAGAAGAGACATCGTCAACTGTATCGAACGACGAATTGAGTATCAATGAAACTACTACAATACAAAGCTCATTAAATGCATCGGTCACCACAAGCGAATCGATCGGAACGAATGCAAATCTCAGCTCTGAAATGCCGGAAAGCGCACACACTGAAACGTCAAGTGTTACGAAAGGCCAAATAATTACCGGTCATCCAGCTATAACTGTCACTACTGATAAAACTGCAGATGTGACGCAGCGAAAACAGATTTATAAGCATAGTTTCCCCAATATTGTGCAAGATGCAGACGATGATGCTAGTATAGAAAAAGTGTTCAAACGGGAGTCgctaaaaaatcaaaataacggcaaaatttataagaagcAATCGCTGATATTCTCATCGATAGcgaataaagaatataaaattcgaCAAAAGCGGAGAACGAAACTGAAGTCTGAAAGTGATGGTGGTAATCAATCGAACGGTGTCAACGGTATTCAGAGACAGCCACCAACTGGAATTCTCTTACCGTCTATCGACGAATCTAAAGGCAAGACTTCGATAGACTTAGTGTTTTCTACATTCTGGCTACCAGCGTCCGAGGTGTCTCTGATCTTGTCTCAAGTAGATTTGGAATGTATTCATAGGAAGAAAGCATTGTCGAGTAAGCTGCAGTACAAAAAGGACGATGACATAATCAGCGAATGCTTATCCGAGCGGGGCgttaattatagattatatcAGGAATCAATGGATAGGGAAAATACGAAAATTGCACTCGGTCAAATGACAATATACCGAATAAAGCTGGAGTGCGTATGTCCGGAGGACATGTTACCTAATCAAACTTGTAGAAATATCTCATCACATCAAAGCTGGCCCGAGCATCTAGGTACTTCTGGAAATGGCTACTTTAAGCCGTTACGCGcgtaa
- the LOC105679323 gene encoding uncharacterized protein isoform X1: MSAVYPTLPKLAVRDSMDDDDLTDIDDEVFIRDGKNGGLKLDDDGGVKRPLMAPRRKCKKSCNFQTHKFPYKALFLPLCYGMIVILILGLIVLCTFTANTFPMPLTILKNWLSHELKDSVNKSEIIPCTSLSSKVLWTRSLPKLTSEAPLRSNDVNSDGIEDIIVGFSTGLDTMDAPEYICTIYFERQMPCLGGVLALNGKTGETIWTHWTAHAIFSVDCGVDLTDDKIKDCVISGRGGILQAINGHDGSLIWEIPIQDPAMLSEQQRIVDVYDARFIADADGDGIGDVIASHAMQSDDTRASNVLVISGKSGKTIRDVNLPNTELLFVAPQILVHPDGENIFVLATSSQEEAGGLYIVSQANIFYGDLGDLKLRKLHHNTGKGALLPPILIDITSDGIEDIVAAMFNSTIMAYNGSTFEPIWNYTFPNSEIISIPIPGYYNDDDIPDFMVKHQIGSGFLTYYYTVATVIDGRNGQPLLEKRMEDGLSRQMSGLSITVDGFGNDWFLHWSADCLNYEGVKEKYQFLKGQSLVSQTRADLCRLRFNSTLATKLLALSQHVGPPGIPLYFSEDWKFLEFNNSIDPRKEAEKYLDAHPQFEIMDSYADLPLVSERSPKMHKNHRKDSIFKHKDNLLAEIGKYDSDAVYENFNEFKSHKKHNPVQDDVAENLDLEQAWKHDNEWTGDNLPSDKEYDGLYGGVDGNNEDSEQNADYSQTEMREQRSVTAGVESSVNISHGEHDSKEISDYLILSESTQRNTRLNNEDIEKKGMEEFSNKENDLINKTDTMNVSMMLIPKLQEETSSTVSNDELSINETTTIQSSLNASVTTSESIGTNANLSSEMPESAHTETSSVTKGQIITGHPAITVTTDKTADVTQRKQIYKHSFPNIVQDADDDASIEKVFKRESLKNQNNGKIYKKQSLIFSSIANKEYKIRQKRRTKLKSESDGGNQSNGVNGIQRQPPTGILLPSIDESKGKTSIDLVFSTFWLPASEVSLILSQVDLECIHRKKALSSKLQYKKDDDIISECLSERGVNYRLYQESMDRENTKIALGQMTIYRIKLECVCPEDMLPNQTCRNISSHQSWPEHLGTSGNGYFKPLRA, encoded by the exons CCCAATGCCATTaactatattgaaaaattggtTGTCACATGAGCTAAAGGATTCTGTAAACAAATCAGAGATAATTCCATGTACATCGCTCTCGTCAAAAGTTTTGTGGACCAGATCATTGCCAAAATTAACTTCTGAGGCTCCTCTTAGAAGCAATGATGTCAACTCTGATGgaattgaagatattattgTGGGATTTAGCACAG gTTTGGATACAATGGATGCTCCAGAATACATTTGTACTATATATTTTGAGAGACAAATGCCGTGTTTAGGCGGTGTACTGGCATTGAATGGCAAAACGGGCGAAACTATTTGGACACATTGGACTGCTCATGCGATATTTTCCGTTGACTGTGGCGTAGACTTGACAGACGACAAGATTAAAGATTGTGTTATATCTGGACGCGGTGGGATACTACAAGCCATTAATGGTCATGATGGTTCCCTCATATGGGAAATTCCCATTCAAGATCCCGCGATGTTGTCAGAGCAGCAAAGGATTGTAGATGTCTACGATGCGAGATTTATAGCGGACGCGGACGGCGATGGTATTGGCGACGTAATAGCCTCACACGCCATGCAGTCGGACGACACCCGGGCGAGCAATGTACTCGTAATATCAGGGAAAAGTGGAAAAACTATACGCGATGTTAATTTACCAAATACAGAACTGCTGTTCGTAGCGCCACAAATTCTGGTGCATCCTGACGGAGAAAACATATTTGTTCTAGCTACAAGTAGTCAGGAAGAGGCTGGTGGATTATACATAGTGTCCCAagctaatatattttacggTGATTTAGGCGATTTG AAATTACGAAAGCTTCATCATAATACAGGAAAAGGTGCGCTGTTACCGCCGATTTTGATCGATATTACGTCGGACGGAATCGAAGATATTGTCGCGGCCATGTTTAATTCTACGATTATGGCGTACAATGGATCAACGTTTGAGCCTATCTGGAATTACACGTTCCCCAATTCGGAAATAATTAGCATTCCAATTCCTGGCTATTACAACGACGACGATATACCGGACTTCATGGTGAAGCATCAGATAGGTAGTGGTTTtcttacatattattataccGTAGCCACAGTAATAGACGGCCGTAACGGACAGCCTTTGCTCGAGAAACGGATGGAGGACGGTTTAAGTAGACAAATGTCCGGATTATCGATTACCGTGGACGGATTTGGTAACGATTGGTTTTTGCATTGGTCCGCCGACTGTTTAAATTACGAGGGGGTCAAGGAGAAATATCAGTTCTTGAAAGGTCAAAGTCTCGTGTCGCAAACCCGCGCGGATCTCTGTCGATTGAGATTCAATTCGACGCTCGCTACCAAGCTGCTGGCTTTGAGCCAGCACGTTGGCCCACCGGGGATACCGCTGTATTTCTCAGAGGACTGGAAGTTTTTGGAGTTCAACAATTCCATCGATCCACGGAAAGAAGCGGAGAAGTATTTGGACGCCCATCCTCAATTCGAGATCATGGACTCTTACGCAGACTTGCCGCTCGTTTCCGAGAGATCGCCGAAGATGCACAAAAACCATCGGAAGGATAGTATCTTCAAGCATAAGGATAATTTACTCGCAGAAATTGGCAAGTACGACTCGGATGCGGTATACGAAAACTTTAATGAATTCAAGAGCCACAAAAAGCATAATCCCGTTCAGGACGACGTCGCAGAAAATCTGGATTTGGAGCAAGCGTGGAAGCACGACAATGAATGGACGGGAGATAATTTACCATCAGATAAAGAGTATGACGGCTTATACGGAGGTGTTGATGGTAACAACGAAGACTCGGAACAAAATGCAGATTACTCGCAAACCGAAATGCGAGAGCAGAGGAGCGTCACTGCTGGAGTTGAAAGTTCGGTAAATATTTCTCACGGAGAACATGACTCCAAAGAAATAAGCGATTACTTAATATTGTCCGAGTCGACGCAACGTAATACGCGATTGAATAACGAGGATATTGAGAAGAAGGGAATGGAAGAATTCAGCAACAAAGAAAACGACTTAATAAACAAAACTGATACGATGAATGTATCAATGATGTTAATTCCAAAACTTCAAGAAGAGACATCGTCAACTGTATCGAACGACGAATTGAGTATCAATGAAACTACTACAATACAAAGCTCATTAAATGCATCGGTCACCACAAGCGAATCGATCGGAACGAATGCAAATCTCAGCTCTGAAATGCCGGAAAGCGCACACACTGAAACGTCAAGTGTTACGAAAGGCCAAATAATTACCGGTCATCCAGCTATAACTGTCACTACTGATAAAACTGCAGATGTGACGCAGCGAAAACAGATTTATAAGCATAGTTTCCCCAATATTGTGCAAGATGCAGACGATGATGCTAGTATAGAAAAAGTGTTCAAACGGGAGTCgctaaaaaatcaaaataacggcaaaatttataagaagcAATCGCTGATATTCTCATCGATAGcgaataaagaatataaaattcgaCAAAAGCGGAGAACGAAACTGAAGTCTGAAAGTGATGGTGGTAATCAATCGAACGGTGTCAACGGTATTCAGAGACAGCCACCAACTGGAATTCTCTTACCGTCTATCGACGAATCTAAAGGCAAGACTTCGATAGACTTAGTGTTTTCTACATTCTGGCTACCAGCGTCCGAGGTGTCTCTGATCTTGTCTCAAGTAGATTTGGAATGTATTCATAGGAAGAAAGCATTGTCGAGTAAGCTGCAGTACAAAAAGGACGATGACATAATCAGCGAATGCTTATCCGAGCGGGGCgttaattatagattatatcAGGAATCAATGGATAGGGAAAATACGAAAATTGCACTCGGTCAAATGACAATATACCGAATAAAGCTGGAGTGCGTATGTCCGGAGGACATGTTACCTAATCAAACTTGTAGAAATATCTCATCACATCAAAGCTGGCCCGAGCATCTAGGTACTTCTGGAAATGGCTACTTTAAGCCGTTACGCGcgtaa